TGGCGCCGAAGATTTCCTTGGCGAGGTAACGCGACAGGATCTTGCTCATGCGCGCACCCGCCAGATCGGCGACACCGCCAGACGCTTGTAGAACATCAACGCGAGCAGGCCCAGCACCACCAGATGCGGCAGCAGCACCGCCAGTTCGAAGCGCAGCCGGCCCTGTGCCACCCAGGCTTGGCCGATCGTGATCGCGTTGCTGTAGATCAGGTAGGTGAGGATGGCCACCAGCAGGTTGTTGGTACGGCCCGCACGCGGATTGACGAAGGACAGCGGGATCGCCAGCAGGGCCAGCAGCAGCGCCGCCAGCGGCGTGCCCACACGGCCCGCGAGCTCGCCCAGGTTGCGGTCGTCGGGGCTGCGCAACAGCTCTTCGGTAGGCCGCGCGCGGCTGCGCTGCGGCTGGGCGGCCGCCTGCTTGGCCTCGATCTGCACCGAGTAGCGTTCGAAGCTCATCACCCGGTACTCGGGCGTACCCGGCTTGCCGTCGTAGCGCCGCCCCTTCTCGAGCACGACGAAGCGGTTGCCCTCTTCGTCGGTCTTCAGATAGCCCTCCGCGGCGGCGATGACGCTGAGCCGGTCGCCGTTCTCGTCGCTGACGAAGACGTTGCGCACCCGCCCGTCCTCGCCCGCGCCCACCTCGACGAAGAACACCCGGCGCGAGCCCGCGGATTCGCGGAACACGCCCGGCGCCACGCGCTGGGTGTCATCACGGCTTTCGAGGCGTTCGCGGTATTCCGCATTCTTCATGTGCGCCCACGGTGACAGGAACAGGGTCATGCCGGCGATGACCGCCACGACCGGCAGCGCGAAGCGCAGCACCGGCCCGATCCACGCCGTCAGCGGCACGCCGGAGGCGAACCACACCACCATTTCGGAATCGCGGTAGCTGCGCGACAGCGTCAACAGCACCGCGACGAACAGGGTCAGGGTGAGCACCACCGGCATCTCGGTCAGCGCGCCGAATCCGATCAGCGCCAGCACCGCGTCGGACGGAACGCCGCCGCCGGCCGCCTGGCCGAGCAGCCGGATCAGGACAATGGTGACCAGGATCGCGAACAGGGCGACGAACACCGCCGCAGCGGTCTGGCTGAATTCGCGCAGCAAGGCGCGGCGGAAGATCATCGCGCGAGGGGAAAACCGTTATGCAAGGGGGAAGGAAGCCGTTGGCCCGGCCGCTGCCGGGGGCGTTTTTGACGGCGTTGACGGCTACGGTCCATAATCGGCCGAAAGCCCAAAACACCCGTCTTTCCCCAGGAGCAAGCCCGTGGAATTTACCATAAAGACCGCCACCCCGGAGAAGGTCCGGACCGGCGTTCTGGTCGTCGGTCTCTTTGCCGACGGCATCCTGCCCCCCGCCGCGCACGCGGTCGACAAGGCCTCCAAGGGCAAGCTCGCGCAGCTCGTGAAGCGCGGCGATCTCGACGAGAAAGCCGGCGCCGCCGTGATGCTGCACGACCTAGCCGGCATTGCCGCGGAGCGCGTGCTGGTGGTCAGCCTGGGTAAATCCGCCGAGTTCTCCGACAAGGCCTATCGCGACGCGCTCAACAGCGTTGCCAAAGCGCTCGCGAGCGGCGTCGCCAAAGACGCCGTCGTCGCGATTGCGGACGCCGAGCTGGACGGCCGCGCGCTCGCCTGGCGCCTGCAGCAGGCCACGCGCCAGATCGCCGACGGCGCCTACCGCTTCGACGCGCCCAAGGCCGGCGCGAAGGACGCGAAGAAGGAACGCGGCGCACGCAAGATCACGCTGCTGATCGGTGACAAGGTCAGCGACGAGCTGGAAGCGGCGGTGCGGCGCGGCCAGGCCGTCGCCGAAGGGATGGCGCTCGCCAAGGATCTCGGCAACCTGCCCGGCAATGTGTGCACGCCCGCCTACCTCGCCGACACCGCGGAAGCGCTCGGCAAGCAGTTCAAGTTCGACGTCGAGGTGCTCGAACGCGCCGACATGGAAAAGCTCGGCATGGGCTCGCTGCTGTCGGTGGCCAAGGGCTCGCACATCCCGCCCAAGTTCATCGTCATGCACTACAAGGGCGGCAAGTCCAAGGCCAAGCCGGTGGTGCTGGTCGGCAAGGGCATCACCTTCGACACCGGCGGCATCTCGCTGAAGCCCGGCGCCGAAATGGACGAGATGAAGTACGACATGTGCGGCGCCGCCAGCGTGCTCGGCACCTTCAAGGCGATCGCGCGCATGGCGCTGCCGCTCAATGTCGTCGGCATCGTCCCGGCGACCGAGAACATGCCGGGCGGCAACGCCACGCGGCCGGGCGACGTGGTCACCTCGATGTCCGGCCAGACCATCGAGATCCTCAACACCGACGCCGAGGGCCGCCTGATCCTGTGCGACGCGCTCACCTACGCCGAGCGCTTCAAGCCCGCGTGCGTGATCGACATCGCCACGCTCACCGGGGCCTGCGTGGTTGCGCTGGGCAAGATTCCCAGCGGCCTGCTCGCCAACGACGACGACCTCGCCGCCGAGCTGCTCAAGCGCGGCACCGAATCCGGCGACCGCGCCTGGCAGCTGCCGCTGTGGGACGAGTACCAGGATCTGCTGAAGAGCAATTTCGCCGACATGGCCAACATCGGCGGCCGCTATGGCGGCACCATCACCGCGGCGTGCTTCCTGGCGCGCTTCACCAAGGCCTACAAGTGGGCCCACCTCGACATCGCCGGCACCGCCTGGGTGTCGGGCGACGCGAAGGGCGCCACCGGACGTCCGGTGCCCTTGCTGGCGGAGTTCCTCGTCGGCCGCGCCGCGGCCAAGGCAGACTGACGGTCGTGACCAAGGTCCAGTTCTATCACAACGCCCCCGACCAGCTCGCGCTCGCCTGCGAGCTGGTCGCCAAGGCGCAGGCGGGCGGACGCCAGGTCGCGGTTCGCGCTGCGGACCCGGCGATGGCGCGCAAGCTGGACCTGATGCTGTGGACGGTCGAACCGCTCGCCTTCGTACCGCACGTGATGAACGGCGGCCCGCTCGCCGATGAAACCCCGGTGCAGATCGGCGCCCCTGGCAGCGACGCGCGCTGGCCGCATGCCGATATCCTGTTCAACCTTGCGGCCGACCTCGCACCCGGCTTCGAAGGTTTTCGCACCGTGGTCGAGATCGTCGGCCGCAGCGAAGCAGAGAAAGCGCCCGCGCGTGCGCGCTGGACCCAATACAAGACGCGCGGCCTCCCGCTCAAGGCCTTCGATGCGGAACGGCGGGTGGCGTTGTGAAGGACTGGTCTTCGATGCGGCGGGAAACCGAGGCCGAGCTGGAGCGCGCCGACGACCTGCTGGGCAAGGCCGACGCGCTGCTGCGCCGCCACCGGGGGACCGAGTCGGAGTCCGAGCGTCTCGACGACGAGCTGACGATTCCACTCGACGATCTGGACGACGACCTGCCTATCCTGACCGAGGTCGTCGACGAAGACGAGCTGAGCGCGCTGGAACGCCAGGCCGCCACTGAACCACCGCCGGTCGCGCCGTCCGCGCCCGACATTGCCGCCGCCGCGCCGGCCGTGGACACCCGACGGCAACAACAGGCGGCCCATGTCGCCGAACAGCTGATCGAACTCGACACCGAGATCGGGCGCGAGGTCGAGGCCTGGCTCGCCAACGAGTTACCGCAGATCCTGTCGCGCGAACTCGACGCGCTCGCCGAGAAGGTGCGCAGCGAAGCCCTCGCCCAACTGCGTGCCACCCTGCTGCCCAGCATCTCCGAACGCATCGCGCGCCGGCTCGACCGCGACGACGGCTGACGCCGGCCTCGCCGCGTACACCGTCCGCCACCCGGGCCGGGCGGCGCCCATCCGCTATAATCCGCCCCTTTCCTTAAAGCGCCCGAACACCATCATGGAATTGGCCAAGAGTTTCGAGCCGGCGGCCATCGAGGCCCGTCGCTACCCCGAATGGGAATCCCGCGGCTACTTCGACGCCGGCCTCGACACGTCGAACCCCAACGCATTCTGCATCCTGCTGCCGCCGCCCAACGTCACCGGCACGCTGCACATGGGGCACGGCTTCAACCAGACCATCATGGACGCGCTCACCCGCTACCACCGCATGCGGGGCGACAACACCCTGTGGCAACCGGGCACCGACCACGCCGGCATCGCCACCCAGATCGTCGTCGAGCGCCAGCTGGACGCCCAGGGCGTCAGCCGCCACGACCTCGGCCGCGAGAAGTTCCTGGAAAAGGTGTGGGAATGGAAGGAGTACTCCGGCGGCACCATCACCCGCCAGATGCGCCGCCTGGGCACCAGCCCGGACTGGAAGCGCGAGCGCTTCACGATGGACGAGGGCCTGTCCAAGACCGTCACCGAAACCTTCGTGCGCCTCTACAACGAGGGCCTGATCTACCGCGGCAAGCGCCTGGTGAACTGGGACCCGAAGCTCGGCACCGCAGTGTCCGACCTCGAAGTGGTGTCGGAAGAAGAGGACGGCAAGCTCTACCACATCCTCTACCCCTTCTCCGACGGTCCCGTCGGCGACTTGCGCGGTCTCACCGTCGCCACCACCCGCCCCGAAACGCTGCTCGGCGACGTCGCAGTGATGGTGCATCCGGAAGATGAGCGCTACGCCCACCTGATCGGCAAGACCGTGGCGCTGCCGCTCACCGGCCGCCACATCCCGATCATCGCCGACGACTATGTCGACCGCGAGTTCGGCACCGGCTGCGTCAAGGTCACCCCGGCGCACGACTTCAACGACTACGCCGTCGGCCAGCGCCACCAGCTCGACATGATCGTGGTGCTCAAGCTCGACGGCAGCGTGCCCGCCGTGGCCGAGCGCTACACCACCGACGGCCAGCCGCGCGAAGGCGTGGCGATGCCCGCCGGCATTGCCGGACTCGACCGCGTGCCGGCGCGCGACAAGGTCGTCGCCGAACTCGAAACGCTCGGCCTGATGCTGGAGATCAAGGCGCACAAGCTGCAGGTGCCGCGCGGCGACCGTACCAATGTCGTGATCGAGCCGATGCTCACCGACCAGTGGTTCGTCGCGATGAGCAAGCCGGGCGCGGACGGCAAGAGCATCACCGCGAAGGCGCTGGAAGTGGTCGCCTCCGGTGAGATCAAGTTCTACCCGGAAAACTGGGTGAACACCTACAACCAGTGGCTCAACAACATCCAGGACTGGTGCATCTCGCGCCAGCTGTGGTGGGGTCACCGCATCCCCGCCTGGTACGACGACGAAGGCCGCATCTACGTCGCCGCCAACGAGGAAGCCGCCCTCCACGCCTGGAAGGCCGACCTCGAAGCCGAGATCGCCCGCCTGCAGGCCGAGGTGCAGTCGCGCCAGTCGCAAGGCCAGACCGCCGAGCAGTACCCCGACCTCGCCGAGCGCCTGTCGGTGCTGCACGCGCGCTATGAAGAGGGCACGCTGCGCCAGGAAGAGGACGTGCTCGACACCTGGTACTCGTCCGCGCTGTGGCCGTTCTCGACGCTGGACTGGACGCCCGAGTGGCCGCAAAAGAGCAACCCCGCGCTCGACCTCTACCTGCCCTCCACCGTGCTGGTCACCGGCTTCGACATCATCTTCTTCTGGGTCGCCCGGATGGTGATGATGACCAAGCACATCACCGGCAAGATTCCGTTCAAGCACGTCTATGTGCACGGCCTCATCCGCGATGCGGAAGGCCAGAAGATGTCGAAGTCCAAGGGCAACGTGCTCGACCCGATCGACCTGATCGACGGCATCGGCATCGACGAACTGGTGCAAAAGCGCACCTTCGGCCTGATGAACCCGAAGCAGGCCCAGAGCATCGAGAAGAAGACACGCAAGGAATTCCCCGAAGGCATCCCGGCCTTCGGCACCGACGCGCTGCGCTTCACCTTCGCCTCGCTCGCCAGCCCGGGCCGCGACATCAAGTTCGACCTCGCCCGCTGCGAGGGCTACCGCAACTTCTGCAACAAGCTGTGGAACGCCACCCGCTTCGTGCTGATGAACTGCGAAGGCCAGGACTGCGGCATGGACCCGCACGAGCCCGGCACCTGCGTGCCCGGCGGCTACCTCGACTTCTCCTTCGCCGACCGCTGGATCGTCTCCCGCCTGCAGCGCACCGAGGCGGAAGTGGCCGCGCAGTTCGAGGCCTACCGCTTCGACCTGGTGGCGCGCGCGGTCTATGAGTTCGTCTGGGACGAGTACTGCGACTGGTACCTCGAACTCGCCAAGGTACAGATCCAGACCGGCACACCGGAGCAGCAGCGCGCCACCCGCCGCACCCTGCTGCGCGTGCTCGAAACCGTGCTGCGCCTCGCCCACCCGCTGATCCCCTTCATCACCGAGGAACTGTGGGAAACCGTGGCCCCGCTCGCCGGCCGCAAGGACGCCGACAGCATCATGCTGGCGCGCTATCCGCAGGCGGACATGGGCCGCATCGACGAGGCCTCGGAGGCGCAGGTGGCCGAACTCAAGGCGCTGATCTATGCCTGCCGCAACCTGCGCGGCGAGATGAACATCTCGCCCGCGCAGCGCCTGCCGCTGGTGGCCGCCGGCAACGCCGAACTGCTCGGCCGCTACGCGCCCTACCTCGCCGGCCTGGCGAAGTTGTCCGAGGTCGAGATCGTGGCCGAGATCGGCGCCGACGAACTCGCCCCGGTGGCCGTCGCCGGCGAAACCCGGCTGATGCTGAAGGTGGAAATCGACATCGCAGCCGAGCGCGAGCGCCTGACCAAGGAAATCGCCCGCCTCGAGGGCGAGGTCGCCAAGGCCGAAGGCAAGCTCGGCAACGCCAGCTTCGTCGACCGCGCCCCCGCCGCAGTCGTGCAGCAGGAACGCGACCGCCTCGCCGGCTTCAAGGCCACGCTGGAACAGCTGCGTCCGCAGCTCGCCAAGCTCGCCGGCCGCTGAACCGGCGTCCGGCCGGCCTCGCCTGCGGCGCTTCAGCCGCGGGCGAGGTTGCCCAGCACCGCGCGCCGCAGTTCGCGCTTGAGTTCGTCCAGCGGGATTTCGCGCCCCGCCAGCCGCGCCTGCACGGCCCGCGACGACATCACCAGCGAGTAGGCGCCCACCAGCGCAATCTGCAACACCACCGGATCGGCCTCGGCCAGCACGCCGGCTGCCATCGCCTCGCGCCACAGCGGCCCGCAGGCTTCCACACCCGGCCGGATCAGGCGCTCGACGAGGTAGTCGAGCCGCTCCCCCGGTTCCGCGAACTCCCGCGTCACGAAACCCAGTTGTGCCGGAGAATCGGCGAGGTGATCCATCATGCAGTCGGTCAGCCGCCCGACACGCTCGGCCGCCGGCAACGGCGCTGCGATCACGCTGCGCGCCTCGACCAGCCAGCTTTGGTGGCGCAGCACCACCTGCTCCGCCACCGCCCGCCACAACCCGGCCTTGGAGCCGAAATGGTGGGCCACCATGGACGCGTCGCACCCCGCCTCCGCCGCGATCAGGCGTAAACCCGCGCCGTCGAAGCCGAGCCGGGTGAAGGCCTGCAGGGCGGCGGCAAGCAGCCGCTCACGACAGTCGCCACCGCCGCCGCGGGGACGGCCTGGACTGCGCGGCACCGTGGTCGGGGACATGAGGGTCAGGCCATCTGGCTGAGGGATTTGCGGAAGCGGGCCAGCGCGACGCCGAAAAACACCGCCCCGATCGCCAGGATCGCGAGGAACTGCGGCCACACGACGTCCAGCCCGGCCCCGCGATAGAGGATGGCCTGCGCGGCTGCCACAAAGTGTGTGGTGGGTGCCGCCAGCATGATCTGCTGCGCCAGCTCGGGCATGCTCTCGCGCGGGGTGGAACCGCCCGACAGCAGTTGCAGCGGCAGCAACACCAGCAGCATCAGCAGGCCGAACTGCGGCATCGAGCGCGCCAGCGTCGCCATGAAGATGCCCATGGAGCTGGTGGCGAACAGGTGCAGCGTGACGCAGGCCAGGAACAGCGCCACCGAGCCCTCGATCGGCACCTGCAGCGCGCCCTCCACCACCGTCTTCAGCGAGATGGCGGTGGCCACCAGCACCACCAGCCCCATCGCCCACACCTTGGCCAGCATGATCTCGGCCGGCGTTACCGGCATCACCAGCAGGTGTTCGATGGTGCCGTGTTCGCGCTCGCGGATCAGCGCGGCGCCGGTGAGGATGATGGAGAGCATCGTGACCTGGTTGATGATTTCCATCAGCGAGCCGAACCAGGCGCGCGTCAGGTCGGGGTTGAAGCGTGCGCGCAGCACCAGATCCACCGGCAGCGTGCCGGCGCTGCGGTAGCGCTGCACGAACTCGTTCACCTCGCCGAGCACGATCTGCTGGATGTAACCGGCGCCGGTGAAGGCCTGGCTCATGCGCGTCGCATCGACGTTGAGCTGCAGCGCCGGTGCGCGGCCGGCCAGCACGTCGCGCTGGAAGTCGGGCGGGATGTCGAGCACGAAGGTGTAGCGGCCCGCGTCCATGCCGGCATCCATTGCCTCCAGCGACACCCGCTCGGGCGGAGTGAAGTGCGGCGGATAGAAGGCCGAGAGGATGCGGGCCGACAGCGGCGAACCGTCCTCATCGACGACCGCGATCGAGGCGTTGTGCAGCGTTTCCGGCATCGCGGTGGCGGCGGCGTAGATGGCGATGGTGAAGGTGTAGGCGATCAGCACCAGCATCATCGGGTCGCGCCGCAGGCTCCAGAGTTCCTTGATGCCGAGGCGGTAGATGTTGGCGGCACGACGTCGCCACGCCGCCGGGCGAGCGAGGGCGGCGGCGTCCGGTGAGTCGGGCGTGTGCGCTGTCATGGCTGGGGTTCCCGGCAGCATCGGTTCATCTCAGCGCTCCTGCTTCTTCAGCAGCGCGATCGACAGCCCGATGATCACGGGCGCGGCGACGGCCATCGCGAGAAACGCGTCCTGCAGATCGCCCAGCCCCAGCGCCTTGGTGAACACCCCGCGGCTGATGGTGAGCAGATGTGTGGCGGGGTAGATCTCGCCGATCGCCCGTCCCACGCCCTCCAGCGAGGACACCGGGTTGAGCAGGCCGGCGAACTGCACCGCGGGCAGGATGGTGCCGATGATGGCGACGAAGATCGCCGCGATCTGGCTGCGGGTGAAGGTCGAGGCGAACAGCCCGAAGCCGGTGGAAAACAGCACGAACACCAGCGCCGCCAGGGCCAGCGTGGCGAAGTCGCCCTTCACCGGCACGCCGAACAGCGTCACGGCCAGCAGCGTCATCAGCAGGAAGTTGAGCATGCCGAGCGCCACGTAGGGCAGTTGCTTGCCGATCAGGAATTCGGCGCGCGTGACCGGCGTGACGTACAGGTTGAGGATGGAACCCAGCTCCTTCTCGCGCACCACCGCCAGCGCGGTCAGCATGGCGGGGATCATCAGCAGCAACAGCGGAATCACCGCCGGCACGATGGCCGGCAGGCTGCGCACGTCCGGGTTGTAGCGGTAGCGGGTCTCGATCGTCGCGGCGGCGATGCCGAGCGTGCTGCCGAAGCGCGTCCGCGCCATCTCCAGCAGCCACGCCTGGTGCATGCCGGCCACGTAGCCCTTGGCCGTCTCGGCGCGCTGGGGCATGGCGCCATCGATCCACGCGGCGATCTGCACCGTCTTGCCACGCAGCAGGTCGCGGCCGAAGCCCGGGGGAATTTCGATTGCGACCGACAGCTCGCCGCTGCGCATGCGCCGATCGAGTTCCGCATGGTCGGCAATCGGCGGGCGTTCGGTGAAATAGCGCGACCCGGCGAGATTCAGCGTGTAGTTCTGGCTGATGCCGGACTGGTCGCGGTCGAGCACCGCGAAGTTGAGGTTTTCGACATCGAGCGTGATGCCGTAGCCCATGATCAGCAGCAGGAGCAGGCTGCCGAGCAGCGCCAGCGTGCCGCGCACCGGATCGCGCGTCAGCTCCAGCGCCTCCCGCCGCGAGTAGCTGAGCGCCCGCGCGGGACTGAAGGCGCGCCGGGGCGCGGCGAGCGTTGGAGCAGCCGGCGCGGCATCGGCCGGCGCGGCCGCCGCTTCGTTGCCTGCCGCCTGCCCGGCCTGCGCGCCTGCGTCTTCCAGCCATGCGATGAACGCCGCCTCCAGCGTCGCCGCGCCGCGCGCCTTCACCAGCGCCGCGGGTGCGTCGCTGACCAGCACGCGGCCGGCATGCATCAGCGAGATGCGGTCGCAGCGCTCGGCCTCGTTCATGAAGTGGGTAGAGATGAAGATCGTGACCTTGTCCTCGCGCGCGAGGCCGATCATCAGGCGCCAGAAGCTGTCGCGGGCGACCGGATCGACGCCGGAAGTCGGCTCGTCGAGGATGAGCAGGTCCGGCTTGTGCACCATCGCCACCGCCAGCGACAGGCGTTGGCGCAGACCCAGCGGCAGTTGCTCGGGCAGGCTGTCGAGCACCGCGCCGAGGTCGAAGCGCGCGCTCATCTCGGCCACCCGCGCGGCGATCGCCGCCTCCGGCACGTCGAAGAGGCGCGCGTGCAGCACCAGGTTCTGGGCGACGGTAAGTTCGGAATAGAGCGAGAACGACTGCGACATGTAGCCCACCCGGCGGCGGGTGTCGATATCCGCTGCATCGACCTTGCGCCCGAACAGCCAGGCCTCGCCCTCGCTCGCCGGCAGCAGGCCGGTCAGCATCTTCATCGTGGTCGATTTGCCGCAGCCGTTGGAGCCGAGAAAACCGAAAATCTCGCCGCGGCGGATGCGGAAGCTGACGTGGTCGACCGCGGTGAAGTCGCCGAAACGCATCGTCAGCCCGCGCGCTTCGATCGCGATCTCGTCGCGCTCGCCTTCGGCCAGCGGCGGCACCACCACCGCGCGGTGCCCCCGCCGGGCCGACTCCGGCAGCAGCGCGATGAAGGCCGCCTCCAGCGTCGCCGTGCCGGTGCGTTCATGCAGTTCGCGCGGTGAGCCCGTGGCAAGCACACGCCCCGCATTCATCGCGACCAGCCAGTCGAAACGCTCCGCCTCGTCCATGTAGGCGGTGGCGACGATGACGCTCATGCCCGGACGGCCGCGACGGATGCGCGCGATCAGCGTCCAGAACTGGCTGCGCGCCAGCGGATCGACCCCGGTGGTGGGCTCGTCGAGAATCAGCAGCGCCGGATCGTGGATCAGCGCGCAGCACAGCCCGAGCTTCTGCTTCATGCCGCCCGAGAGCTTGCCGGCCGGGCGGTCGAGGAAGGGATCGAGGCCGGTCGCGCGCGTCAGGTCGTCAATGCGCCGGCGACGCTCGCCGGCGTCGTGGCCGAAGAGGCGGCCGAAGAACTGCAGGTTCTCCTCCACCGACAGCGTCGGGTAGAGGTTCTTGCCCAGGCCCTGCGGCATGTAGGCGATATGCGGGCAGACCCGGGCGCGGTGACCGGCGTCGGCCATGCTGCCGCCCAGCACCTCCACCGCACCCGCCTGCAGGGCCCGCGCGCCCGCCACCAAAGACATCAGGCTGGACTTGCCGACGCCGTCCGGGCCGATCAGGCCCACCATGCAACCCGCGGGAATCTCGAGGTCGATGCCGTCCAGCGCCAACGTGCTGCCATAGCGCAGGCCGACCCCGGCCAGGCGCACCACCGGCGCGCCGCGGTCGGAGCCGGCAGTCGTGCTCATTCCGGAACCCGTATCGCCAGTTCAGCGGGCCAGCTGGCGGCGGGGTCGAGCTTGACCCATGCGACCCCGGGCAGCCCGGTCTTCACCTGCGTCAGGTGCTTGCGCAGCAGTTCGGGCGGAATCTGCGCCTTGACGCGGAACATCAGCTTCTGCCGCTCGCTCGCGGTTTCGACTGTCTTCGGCGTGAACTGCGCCGTGCTGGCGACGAAGGAGATGCTGGCGGGGATCACCAGGGCGGGGGCGGCGTCCAGCACGATGCGCGCCTCACCGCCGAGCGCCACCCGGCCGGCAACGGTCTCGGGCAGGAAGAAGGTCATGTAGACGTCGGCCAGATCGACCAGGTTGAGCACCTTGCCGCCCGCGCCCAACACCTCGCCCGGCTGCGCGACGCGAAACTGCACGCGGCCGTCGCGCGGCGCCTTCAGCTGGCTGTCCGCGATGTCGGTGTCGATGCGGGCCACGGTGGCTGCGGCGGCATCCACGGTGGATCGCGCGCCGACCAGTTGCGCCCGCGCGGCGGCGATCGCGGCGCGCGCGGCGGTGACCTGCGCCCGCGCCGCCCCCAGCGCGGCCTCGGTGCTGCGCAAACGGGCGCGGTCGTCATCCAGCTCCTGGATGGATGCGGCGCCTTCACCGGACAAGGTCTGCGAACGCGCCAGCCGGCGTGCGGCGGCATCGACCTCGCTTTCACGCTGCCGGACCACGGCTTCGGCAGCCGCGAGGTCGCTTTCGCGCACCGCCACCTGGGCTTCGGCACTGCCGACCGCGTTGATCGCCTGCTGATGGCGCGCCGCCGCTTCGTCGCGCTGCGCATTGAGGCCATCGACCTGCATCTGCGCCAGCACGTCGCCCGCCTTGACGAAATCGCCCTCGCGCGCACGGATGTCCACGATGCGACCGGCAAGTTTCGTGGCAACGTCGATCTCGGTCGCTTCGATGCGGCCGTTGCCGCTGGCGAAGCCCTCGCCCGGCCCCTCCTGCCGCATCGAATACCAGGTCACCACGCCGACCACCGCCACCGCCGCCAGCGCTGCCGGGACAATCCACGTCTTCCTGAATGCAGATTTCATGATCCGCACAGCTCCTTATCTGGGCGTCCGTTCCGACTCCTGGGCGCCGCCGCCCAGTGCTGCATACAACGCGACCCGGCTGGACAGCAGCGCGCGACGCGTCTGCACCACCTGCTGCTCCGCGGCAAGCAGGTCGCGCTGGGCGTCGAGCACTTCGAGATAACGCGCCGCGCCGTTGTCGTAGCGCAACTTGGCGAGGCGCGCGCGTTCGACCTGGGTGGCGAGCGCAGCACGCTGGATGCCGAGCTGCGCCTCCAGCCAGTGCCGCGCGGCAAGCGCGTCGGCCACCTCGCGGAAGGCCTGCTGCACCGTCTTCTCGTAACTGGCGACGGCAAGA
Above is a window of Azoarcus olearius DNA encoding:
- the rbbA gene encoding ribosome-associated ATPase/putative transporter RbbA, producing the protein MSTTAGSDRGAPVVRLAGVGLRYGSTLALDGIDLEIPAGCMVGLIGPDGVGKSSLMSLVAGARALQAGAVEVLGGSMADAGHRARVCPHIAYMPQGLGKNLYPTLSVEENLQFFGRLFGHDAGERRRRIDDLTRATGLDPFLDRPAGKLSGGMKQKLGLCCALIHDPALLILDEPTTGVDPLARSQFWTLIARIRRGRPGMSVIVATAYMDEAERFDWLVAMNAGRVLATGSPRELHERTGTATLEAAFIALLPESARRGHRAVVVPPLAEGERDEIAIEARGLTMRFGDFTAVDHVSFRIRRGEIFGFLGSNGCGKSTTMKMLTGLLPASEGEAWLFGRKVDAADIDTRRRVGYMSQSFSLYSELTVAQNLVLHARLFDVPEAAIAARVAEMSARFDLGAVLDSLPEQLPLGLRQRLSLAVAMVHKPDLLILDEPTSGVDPVARDSFWRLMIGLAREDKVTIFISTHFMNEAERCDRISLMHAGRVLVSDAPAALVKARGAATLEAAFIAWLEDAGAQAGQAAGNEAAAAPADAAPAAPTLAAPRRAFSPARALSYSRREALELTRDPVRGTLALLGSLLLLLIMGYGITLDVENLNFAVLDRDQSGISQNYTLNLAGSRYFTERPPIADHAELDRRMRSGELSVAIEIPPGFGRDLLRGKTVQIAAWIDGAMPQRAETAKGYVAGMHQAWLLEMARTRFGSTLGIAAATIETRYRYNPDVRSLPAIVPAVIPLLLLMIPAMLTALAVVREKELGSILNLYVTPVTRAEFLIGKQLPYVALGMLNFLLMTLLAVTLFGVPVKGDFATLALAALVFVLFSTGFGLFASTFTRSQIAAIFVAIIGTILPAVQFAGLLNPVSSLEGVGRAIGEIYPATHLLTISRGVFTKALGLGDLQDAFLAMAVAAPVIIGLSIALLKKQER
- a CDS encoding HlyD family secretion protein, producing the protein MKSAFRKTWIVPAALAAVAVVGVVTWYSMRQEGPGEGFASGNGRIEATEIDVATKLAGRIVDIRAREGDFVKAGDVLAQMQVDGLNAQRDEAAARHQQAINAVGSAEAQVAVRESDLAAAEAVVRQRESEVDAAARRLARSQTLSGEGAASIQELDDDRARLRSTEAALGAARAQVTAARAAIAAARAQLVGARSTVDAAAATVARIDTDIADSQLKAPRDGRVQFRVAQPGEVLGAGGKVLNLVDLADVYMTFFLPETVAGRVALGGEARIVLDAAPALVIPASISFVASTAQFTPKTVETASERQKLMFRVKAQIPPELLRKHLTQVKTGLPGVAWVKLDPAASWPAELAIRVPE